One stretch of Pseudoalteromonas shioyasakiensis DNA includes these proteins:
- a CDS encoding chemotaxis response regulator protein-glutamate methylesterase, translated as MIKVLIVDDSALIRGLLKEVLEQAQDIQVVGAAEDPYQARDLIKRLNPDVLTLDIEMPKMDGLSFLKNLMRLRPMPVVMISTLTQKGSPITLEALEIGAVDFIAKPTINVTENLQRYAHLLHQKVRTAAGARVRAFKESKVEDDSSLATLEFKANSVLAIGASTGGTEAIKEVLVRMPENCPPIVITQHIPPVFSTSFAMRMDRTCKINVKEAEHGDKLQTGWAYIAPGDQHLSVVKKAGGLFCQLDSSELVNRHRPSVDVLFNSLEVACPKATVAALLTGMGSDGARGLLALNQAGAYTIAQDELSSVVWGMPKAAVELNAANEVVRLDKVTAQMLKQAVKVK; from the coding sequence ATGATCAAAGTACTCATAGTTGATGATTCTGCTTTGATCCGTGGTTTACTCAAGGAAGTACTCGAGCAAGCGCAAGACATTCAAGTCGTTGGTGCGGCAGAAGACCCTTATCAAGCCCGAGATTTAATTAAGCGCCTTAATCCAGATGTCTTAACCCTTGATATCGAGATGCCAAAAATGGATGGATTAAGCTTTTTAAAAAACTTGATGCGTCTTCGTCCTATGCCGGTTGTTATGATTTCAACGCTTACTCAAAAAGGCTCCCCAATCACTTTGGAAGCCCTCGAAATTGGCGCAGTTGATTTTATTGCCAAGCCAACTATTAATGTCACTGAAAATTTGCAACGTTATGCGCATTTACTACATCAAAAAGTGCGTACAGCAGCTGGTGCTAGAGTGCGTGCCTTTAAAGAGTCAAAAGTTGAAGACGATAGCTCTTTAGCAACACTTGAGTTTAAAGCTAATAGCGTGCTTGCAATAGGTGCTTCAACAGGTGGCACAGAAGCGATTAAAGAAGTGCTAGTACGCATGCCAGAAAACTGCCCACCTATTGTTATAACACAGCATATTCCTCCTGTATTTAGTACTTCATTTGCGATGCGCATGGATAGAACCTGTAAAATCAACGTTAAAGAAGCTGAACATGGTGATAAGCTACAAACTGGCTGGGCATATATTGCACCAGGCGATCAGCATTTAAGTGTGGTGAAAAAAGCAGGCGGCTTGTTTTGTCAGCTTGACTCGAGTGAGTTGGTTAATCGACATCGTCCCTCTGTTGATGTGCTATTTAACTCTTTGGAGGTAGCCTGTCCGAAAGCGACAGTGGCTGCGTTACTAACCGGTATGGGCAGTGATGGTGCAAGAGGTTTATTGGCCCTAAATCAAGCGGGGGCTTACACAATAGCTCAGGATGAATTATCGTCTGTGGTATGGGGGATGCCAAAAGCCGCAGTGGAGCTCAATGCGGCTAATGAAGTGGTTCGTCTTGATAAGGTAACGGCACAAATGCTAAAACAAGCTGTTAAGGTAAAATAA
- a CDS encoding purine-binding chemotaxis protein CheW → MIAQHDDLHNKLTLEQDQDVKQFLTFFMAEEEYGVDILTVQEIRSWEEITVIPNSPDFVKGVINLRGTIVPIIDLRLRFGISAIEYGPLTVVIVLKVQLENTCKIMGIAVDAVSDVYSIAEHEAKAVPHLSDSDNAQFVAGLVNVGEKMVALLDLQKTMDI, encoded by the coding sequence ATGATTGCACAACACGACGACCTGCATAACAAGCTAACTCTTGAACAAGATCAAGATGTAAAACAATTCCTAACCTTCTTTATGGCCGAAGAAGAGTACGGTGTAGATATTTTAACGGTGCAAGAAATTCGCAGTTGGGAAGAAATTACGGTGATCCCTAACTCACCGGATTTCGTCAAAGGGGTTATTAATCTGCGCGGCACTATAGTGCCAATTATTGATTTAAGGCTTCGTTTTGGTATATCAGCCATAGAGTACGGGCCGTTAACCGTTGTAATCGTTCTAAAAGTACAGCTTGAAAATACATGTAAAATTATGGGCATCGCAGTTGATGCCGTCTCGGATGTCTATAGCATTGCAGAGCATGAAGCGAAGGCAGTGCCACATTTGTCTGACTCAGACAACGCGCAATTTGTTGCGGGTTTAGTCAATGTGGGTGAGAAGATGGTCGCATTACTTGACCTACAAAAAACAATGGACATTTAA
- the nfuA gene encoding Fe-S biogenesis protein NfuA, with product MISISESAQSHFAKLLADQAEQTNIRVFVVNPGTSQAECGVSYCPEDAVEATDIRLPFNGFDAVVDAESAPFLEEAEIDFVTDKMGTQLTLKAPNAKARKLSDDASLQERVQHMLETEVNPQLANHGGQVSLVEITADGIAVLQFGGGCNGCSMIDVTLKEGIEKEMIAKFDEINGVRDITDHQSGEHSYY from the coding sequence ATGATCTCTATTTCTGAATCTGCACAATCTCATTTTGCTAAACTTTTAGCAGACCAAGCTGAACAAACGAACATTCGCGTGTTTGTAGTAAACCCAGGTACTTCGCAGGCTGAGTGTGGTGTTTCTTACTGCCCAGAAGACGCCGTTGAAGCGACTGATATTCGTCTACCATTCAATGGCTTTGATGCCGTTGTTGATGCAGAAAGCGCCCCTTTCTTAGAAGAAGCTGAAATCGATTTTGTAACTGACAAAATGGGAACTCAGTTAACACTTAAAGCGCCAAATGCAAAAGCACGTAAACTTAGCGATGATGCGTCACTGCAAGAGCGTGTTCAACACATGCTTGAAACTGAAGTTAATCCACAGCTCGCTAATCACGGCGGTCAAGTTAGCCTAGTAGAAATTACTGCTGACGGAATCGCAGTACTGCAATTTGGCGGTGGCTGTAACGGCTGTTCAATGATTGATGTCACACTTAAAGAAGGCATCGAAAAAGAAATGATCGCCAAGTTTGACGAAATCAATGGTGTAAGAGACATTACTGATCACCAATCTGGTGAACACTCTTACTACTAA
- a CDS encoding PAS domain-containing protein, producing the protein MGWFSSPKNVESENDLVIAALRKSQAMIEFQPSGQIITANANFLNTMGYQLEEIQGQHHSMFVAEEESQSPEYQQFWQRLRSGEFFVDEFKRVGKNGKQVWIQGTYNPIIDSNGNVTKVIKLATDITPQKELERQSKRDADLSNALRVCQANVMIADNDLKIIFVNEQVKQMLQARESTLQTVLPSFSVANLVGTCVDDFHKQPSHQRELLKTLSEPYKTTLRLAGLIFSLIATPWVSASGKRLGTIVEWQDITDSVNKAEAEKRAAEENLRVRRALDRVATNTMIADSDNNIIYMNEAVLNMMKIAESDLRKDLPNFNSNNLIGQNIDVFHKNPAHQRNMLAKLSDTYSTEIQVGGRTFGLVANPIFTPENERIGTVVEWEDRTAEVAIEKEIAGLVAAAGSGDLEARVEEAGKQGFFLRLAQGLNSLVSIVDDAVKDTGNMLDAMANGDLSKRIEQDYQGSFDKLKRDANATADKLTEVINRINTSATLVASGAEEISQGNADLSQRTEEQASSLEETASSMEEMTSTVRQNADNAKEVNELAEETRTKAQKGGEVVNRAVTSMSAINESSKKIADIISVIDEIAFQTNLLALNAAVEAARAGEQGRGFAVVAGEVRNLAQRSAAAAKEIKELIRDSVGKVEDGTLLVNESGSTLQEIVTAVQRVTAMISDIAQASEEQSSGIEQVNKAIAQMDEMTQQNAALVEEASAAGESMAEQANDMRRLLNFFSLSNNEMDITSRASSAPAAKQPSSPVRSAPKGNNFVDPSDEWEEF; encoded by the coding sequence ATGGGATGGTTTAGCAGTCCTAAAAATGTTGAGTCGGAAAATGATTTAGTTATTGCGGCACTGAGAAAGTCGCAAGCGATGATTGAGTTTCAACCATCGGGGCAGATCATTACTGCCAATGCTAATTTCTTAAACACCATGGGGTACCAACTCGAAGAAATTCAAGGGCAACACCACTCTATGTTTGTTGCTGAAGAAGAGTCGCAAAGCCCTGAATATCAACAGTTTTGGCAACGATTACGCAGCGGTGAATTCTTTGTTGATGAATTTAAGCGTGTCGGTAAAAATGGCAAGCAAGTTTGGATTCAAGGCACCTATAACCCGATTATTGATAGCAATGGCAATGTCACTAAAGTCATCAAGCTTGCTACCGATATTACACCACAAAAAGAGCTTGAACGTCAGTCAAAACGTGATGCTGACTTATCAAATGCGCTGCGTGTATGCCAAGCAAATGTGATGATTGCCGATAACGATTTGAAAATTATTTTCGTTAATGAGCAAGTAAAGCAAATGCTGCAAGCTCGTGAGTCAACGTTACAAACTGTGCTACCTAGCTTTTCAGTTGCAAACCTAGTTGGAACCTGCGTTGATGATTTTCATAAACAACCGTCACACCAACGTGAGCTGCTAAAAACATTATCTGAACCATACAAAACGACATTGCGTTTAGCAGGGCTTATTTTTAGCTTGATTGCAACACCTTGGGTGAGCGCATCAGGTAAGCGTTTAGGTACTATTGTTGAGTGGCAAGATATTACTGATAGCGTAAATAAAGCTGAAGCTGAAAAGCGTGCAGCAGAAGAAAACCTGCGAGTACGTCGTGCACTTGACCGTGTAGCAACGAATACCATGATTGCTGATTCTGACAACAACATTATTTACATGAACGAAGCTGTTCTGAACATGATGAAGATTGCTGAAAGTGATTTAAGAAAAGATTTACCTAATTTCAACAGTAATAATTTGATTGGTCAAAATATTGATGTGTTCCATAAGAACCCAGCACATCAACGCAACATGCTTGCTAAGTTAAGTGATACTTATAGCACTGAAATTCAAGTGGGTGGGCGTACTTTTGGCTTGGTTGCAAACCCTATTTTCACCCCAGAAAACGAACGTATTGGTACGGTAGTGGAGTGGGAAGATAGAACCGCGGAAGTCGCTATTGAAAAAGAAATTGCAGGCCTCGTCGCTGCTGCGGGGAGTGGTGACTTAGAAGCGCGTGTTGAAGAAGCGGGTAAACAAGGTTTCTTCTTACGTCTAGCGCAGGGCTTAAATAGCCTTGTTAGCATTGTTGATGATGCAGTAAAAGACACTGGCAACATGCTGGATGCCATGGCGAACGGTGACTTATCAAAACGTATTGAGCAAGACTACCAAGGTTCGTTCGACAAGCTAAAACGTGATGCAAATGCCACGGCTGATAAGCTTACTGAAGTAATTAATCGCATTAATACCTCAGCAACGCTGGTTGCAAGTGGCGCAGAAGAAATTTCACAAGGTAATGCTGATTTAAGTCAACGTACTGAAGAGCAAGCTTCATCACTTGAAGAAACAGCATCAAGCATGGAAGAGATGACCAGTACGGTTCGTCAAAATGCTGATAATGCAAAAGAAGTAAATGAACTTGCTGAAGAAACACGCACTAAGGCACAAAAAGGTGGTGAAGTGGTAAATCGCGCTGTCACCAGTATGTCAGCAATTAATGAATCAAGTAAGAAGATTGCAGACATTATCAGTGTAATTGATGAAATTGCCTTCCAAACAAACCTACTAGCGTTGAATGCGGCTGTTGAAGCTGCGCGAGCAGGTGAACAAGGCCGTGGTTTCGCGGTTGTTGCTGGTGAGGTGCGTAACTTAGCGCAACGTTCAGCAGCTGCAGCAAAAGAAATCAAAGAATTGATCCGAGACAGTGTTGGAAAAGTTGAAGATGGTACATTACTAGTTAATGAATCAGGTTCAACATTACAAGAAATTGTTACAGCGGTGCAAAGAGTTACAGCGATGATTTCTGATATTGCCCAAGCATCTGAAGAGCAAAGCTCTGGTATTGAGCAGGTTAATAAAGCTATTGCCCAAATGGACGAAATGACTCAGCAAAATGCTGCCTTGGTTGAAGAAGCATCTGCCGCTGGAGAATCAATGGCAGAGCAAGCGAATGATATGCGCCGCTTATTAAACTTCTTCTCGTTATCAAATAATGAGATGGATATAACCAGCCGTGCAAGTTCAGCGCCTGCCGCTAAACAGCCAAGCTCACCAGTACGCTCGGCGCCAAAAGGCAATAACTTTGTTGACCCTAGTGATGAGTGGGAAGAGTTTTAA
- the cheD gene encoding chemoreceptor glutamine deamidase CheD: MSSHFKPVLPGFEHVKRFWDGKRHKVVAKVLPGEFYVSKSDELITTVLGSCIAACIYDEGLGIGGMNHFMLPAEKGVDPSNAHSLNCRYGNWAMEYLINEILKNGASRRNLKVKLFGGGKIIRSMTDIGVGNIRFANAYVLEEGLDLVSHDVGGPWPRKVMFDPQTGKAQVKKMRELHSDQLEKREIKYLHDIEQQDAETDIELF, translated from the coding sequence ATGAGTAGTCATTTTAAACCTGTATTGCCTGGTTTTGAACACGTTAAGCGGTTTTGGGATGGTAAGCGCCATAAAGTCGTTGCTAAGGTATTGCCTGGCGAGTTTTATGTTTCAAAATCAGATGAACTGATCACAACCGTGCTAGGTTCTTGTATTGCAGCCTGTATTTACGATGAAGGTTTAGGCATTGGTGGCATGAACCATTTTATGCTACCAGCAGAAAAAGGCGTTGATCCTAGCAACGCACACAGCCTTAACTGCCGCTATGGCAACTGGGCAATGGAATACTTGATCAATGAAATCCTAAAAAATGGTGCTTCTAGACGCAATCTCAAAGTTAAACTATTTGGTGGTGGAAAAATTATTCGTTCAATGACAGATATTGGTGTTGGCAATATTCGTTTTGCAAATGCCTATGTACTTGAAGAAGGTTTAGATTTAGTATCCCATGATGTTGGCGGGCCTTGGCCACGTAAGGTGATGTTTGATCCACAAACAGGCAAGGCACAGGTTAAAAAGATGCGTGAATTGCACTCTGATCAACTCGAGAAACGTGAAATTAAATACTTACACGATATTGAGCAACAAGATGCAGAAACGGATATTGAATTATTTTAG
- a CDS encoding chemotaxis protein CheA: MSIDLSQFFEVFFEESFEGLDAMEAELLNLVPGEEDLETINTIFRAAHSIKGGSGTFGFSAVADFTHVLETLLDQIREGSRDLTAEHVNLLLKSVDCLRALLRTLQAEQQPDLTEADELRIKFEEILGMRAASKEPAQAQEAVSENSFNTYQIDFKPHYHLFKTGNEPLYMISELAELGELETQAFQDDVPDITNLAPEDCFLSWRFFLTTDKEQSCIEEIFEWVEDDADITITLCGGLFGDEDISAAETATEDAAPAKEAEPAVVKPTTDTKKPAPVKATTANAESTSIRVGIDKVDSLINMVGELVITQAMLSQLGEQEITEATIASLQEGLAQLAHNTRDLQENVMRIRMLPISFVFSRFPRLVRDISQKLDKQVELKLLGEQTELDKTVMEKLSDPMVHLVRNSLDHGLETVDKRVAAGKNPVGTVTLNAFHQGGNIVIEIMDDGQGLNTTKIREKAIKNGLISETDELSDNEVNELIFLPGFSTADQVSDLSGRGVGMDVVRRNIEALSGSVEVASAPGVGSTFTIRLPLTLAILDGQLVRIAEHTYIIPLISIIESLQIDISKVSRVGKDLDVLRLRDEYIPILRLYNIFNHQGAIETLDKTLLVVVESDNQKVGLLVDDLLSQQQVVIKSLEANYQKVDGVSGATILGDGRVSLIVDISGLIKLSGLRKPGSQELIIESKANLEAS, translated from the coding sequence ATGAGTATAGATCTAAGCCAATTTTTTGAAGTATTCTTCGAAGAAAGCTTTGAAGGACTCGATGCTATGGAGGCTGAGTTATTAAACTTAGTACCTGGCGAAGAAGACTTAGAGACAATAAATACAATCTTTCGCGCTGCGCATTCGATAAAAGGAGGCAGTGGAACCTTTGGTTTTAGTGCCGTTGCAGATTTTACTCATGTTCTCGAAACCCTGTTAGATCAAATCCGTGAAGGCTCACGTGATCTTACTGCTGAGCATGTAAATTTACTTTTAAAATCAGTTGATTGTTTACGAGCTTTACTTAGAACTTTGCAAGCTGAGCAGCAGCCAGACCTAACTGAAGCTGATGAACTTCGTATTAAGTTTGAAGAAATTCTCGGCATGCGTGCTGCAAGTAAAGAACCTGCTCAAGCGCAAGAAGCTGTCAGCGAAAACAGTTTTAATACCTATCAAATCGATTTCAAACCACACTATCATTTATTTAAAACCGGTAATGAACCACTGTACATGATCAGTGAATTAGCGGAGTTGGGTGAACTTGAAACACAAGCTTTTCAAGATGATGTGCCTGATATCACTAACCTTGCCCCTGAAGATTGTTTCTTATCGTGGCGCTTTTTCTTAACCACAGACAAAGAGCAAAGCTGTATAGAAGAAATTTTTGAATGGGTTGAGGATGACGCTGATATTACCATCACGCTATGCGGTGGTTTGTTTGGTGATGAAGATATTTCGGCAGCTGAAACTGCTACAGAAGATGCAGCACCAGCGAAAGAGGCTGAGCCTGCAGTAGTTAAACCAACTACTGATACCAAAAAGCCTGCGCCAGTTAAAGCAACTACTGCCAATGCAGAATCAACCTCAATCAGGGTTGGTATTGATAAAGTTGACTCACTCATCAACATGGTGGGTGAATTAGTTATTACCCAAGCGATGTTAAGCCAATTGGGTGAGCAAGAAATCACTGAAGCGACGATTGCTTCTCTACAAGAGGGCTTAGCGCAACTGGCACATAATACTCGTGACTTACAAGAAAACGTCATGCGTATTCGTATGTTGCCAATAAGCTTTGTGTTTAGTCGCTTCCCTCGCTTAGTGCGAGATATCTCGCAAAAGCTTGATAAACAAGTTGAGCTAAAGTTACTTGGTGAGCAAACCGAACTAGATAAAACCGTGATGGAGAAGCTTTCTGATCCTATGGTTCACCTAGTGAGAAACTCCCTAGACCATGGCTTAGAAACTGTTGATAAGCGTGTTGCTGCGGGTAAAAACCCTGTTGGTACTGTCACGCTCAATGCGTTTCATCAAGGTGGCAATATTGTTATCGAAATTATGGATGATGGCCAAGGTCTTAACACCACTAAAATTCGTGAAAAGGCAATTAAAAACGGCCTAATTTCAGAAACTGATGAGTTGTCTGATAACGAAGTAAACGAGCTGATTTTCTTACCAGGGTTTTCTACAGCCGATCAAGTAAGCGACCTATCGGGTCGTGGCGTTGGTATGGATGTAGTAAGGCGCAATATCGAAGCGTTGAGCGGTTCTGTGGAAGTGGCTTCAGCACCGGGTGTAGGTTCGACATTTACAATTCGCCTACCGCTAACATTGGCTATCTTAGATGGGCAGTTAGTACGGATTGCTGAGCATACTTATATTATCCCGCTAATTTCGATTATCGAATCATTGCAAATCGATATCAGTAAGGTAAGTCGGGTTGGTAAAGACTTAGATGTGCTGCGCTTACGTGATGAATATATTCCAATCTTAAGGCTTTACAATATTTTTAACCACCAAGGGGCAATTGAAACGCTTGATAAAACCTTACTGGTTGTTGTTGAAAGCGACAATCAAAAAGTAGGTTTATTAGTTGACGACTTATTATCTCAACAACAAGTCGTAATCAAAAGTTTGGAGGCAAACTATCAAAAAGTTGATGGCGTTTCTGGGGCTACAATCTTAGGCGATGGTCGTGTTTCTTTGATTGTTGATATTAGTGGTTTGATTAAATTATCTGGGCTTAGAAAGCCAGGGAGCCAGGAATTGATTATAGAATCAAAAGCGAATTTGGAGGCGTCATGA
- a CDS encoding polysaccharide deacetylase family protein yields the protein MFHLVFAVLLGLSLRAHGAVILQYHHVSETLPAVTSVSSDTFTEHMQYLQDNNFKVIPLDELITALQAGQPLTDKTVAITFDDGYKNNYEEAAPILEKFGYPYTIFVNPELIDEGKSYVMTWQQLKELSNKGAIISNHTQVHNYLHRKQPGESEEAWLARTKKDILSAQQRIKEEIGHDYKYLAYPYGEFNNSLQQLVKSLGFVGIGQHSGAVGIHSDFTRLPRFPASGFYSKLDTLATKLDSQAFTIKQLTYSDSVTHENPPSLSMQFDMQDFHKSQFACYVSGIGQADLTWLSKDTVKITSPEKLKKGRSRFNCTAPSIAKKGNYYWFSQPWVILP from the coding sequence ATGTTTCATTTAGTATTTGCAGTCCTGTTAGGTTTATCTTTGCGTGCCCATGGCGCTGTCATTCTACAGTATCACCACGTCAGTGAAACCCTTCCTGCGGTAACCAGTGTCAGCAGCGATACATTCACAGAACACATGCAATATTTGCAAGATAATAACTTTAAAGTTATTCCATTAGATGAACTCATCACCGCATTACAAGCCGGCCAGCCTCTGACAGATAAAACCGTCGCGATTACCTTCGATGATGGCTATAAAAATAACTATGAAGAAGCGGCACCAATCTTAGAAAAATTTGGCTATCCATATACTATTTTCGTTAATCCCGAGTTGATTGATGAAGGCAAAAGCTATGTTATGACATGGCAACAGTTAAAAGAGCTATCTAATAAAGGCGCCATAATCAGCAATCACACACAAGTCCATAATTACTTACATCGCAAACAGCCAGGCGAGAGTGAAGAGGCATGGTTAGCTCGCACTAAAAAAGATATTCTATCTGCTCAGCAACGCATTAAAGAAGAAATTGGTCATGATTACAAATATCTTGCTTACCCTTATGGCGAGTTTAACAATTCATTACAACAGTTAGTTAAATCTCTAGGCTTTGTTGGTATAGGTCAACATTCGGGTGCTGTAGGTATCCATTCTGACTTTACCCGATTACCACGCTTTCCGGCGTCGGGCTTTTATTCAAAACTTGATACGCTTGCCACTAAACTAGACTCGCAAGCATTCACTATCAAACAGCTCACCTACTCAGATAGCGTAACGCATGAAAACCCGCCAAGTTTAAGTATGCAATTTGATATGCAAGACTTTCATAAAAGTCAGTTTGCTTGTTATGTCTCTGGTATTGGTCAAGCTGATTTAACGTGGCTTAGTAAAGATACGGTGAAGATCACCTCACCTGAAAAACTGAAAAAAGGCCGCTCTCGCTTTAACTGTACGGCCCCATCTATCGCGAAAAAAGGAAACTACTACTGGTTCTCACAACCTTGGGTTATTTTACCTTAA
- the dinF gene encoding MATE family efflux transporter DinF, protein MKHFLKRHKAHHKSLLLLAGPMILSNITVPMLGLVDTAVIGHLGSAHYLAGIALGSAVISLLFWLAGFLRMSTTGLVAQAYGKSDHTLLAELLKRSLLLATAVALLLIALSIPIQSLMAYLSNANDAVLEQANSYFSIRIFSAPAALCNLVLLGWMLGVHYGRGPFYLLLITNITNIVLDIYFVVFLDWGVAGAAWASLIADYTALVFALMLVAQLAKKQGVNLAVKAWLSVAKLLDLVNLNRDIFIRSLALQLCFSFMTFYGARIGETTLAANAVLLNFLMLVSFALDGIAYASEAKVGKAKGEQSTKQIKLWVNLSLFWGGLFAVFYSLIFLFFGKAIIRLLTDVPEVISLATVYLPWVIILPIAAMGCFLFDGVFVGLTRAKDMRNTMLFSALVGFFGLFWLVSSWQNHGLWFAMTSFMLMRGLTLWIRYRKIINNQQLLD, encoded by the coding sequence ATGAAACATTTTCTTAAACGTCATAAGGCACACCATAAAAGTTTACTGTTATTAGCCGGTCCGATGATTTTATCAAATATTACCGTGCCAATGTTAGGTTTAGTTGATACCGCTGTAATCGGTCACTTAGGAAGCGCTCACTATTTGGCTGGTATAGCACTCGGTTCAGCAGTTATCTCGTTATTATTTTGGCTAGCAGGTTTTTTACGGATGAGCACCACAGGGTTGGTTGCACAGGCCTATGGTAAAAGCGATCACACCTTACTCGCTGAGCTATTAAAGCGCAGCTTGTTACTAGCAACAGCGGTTGCGCTGTTATTAATAGCGCTGAGTATACCTATTCAATCCTTAATGGCATATTTATCAAATGCCAATGACGCTGTTTTAGAACAAGCAAATAGCTATTTTTCAATTCGTATTTTTAGTGCGCCTGCTGCTTTGTGTAATTTGGTTTTACTTGGTTGGATGTTAGGGGTGCATTATGGCCGCGGGCCATTTTATTTATTACTTATCACCAATATTACTAATATCGTGCTTGATATTTATTTTGTGGTGTTTCTTGATTGGGGTGTGGCTGGAGCTGCGTGGGCATCTTTAATTGCTGATTATACTGCCCTTGTTTTTGCACTTATGTTAGTTGCACAACTTGCCAAAAAGCAGGGTGTTAACCTTGCCGTGAAAGCATGGTTAAGTGTTGCTAAGTTACTTGATTTAGTGAATTTAAATCGTGATATATTTATTCGTTCACTGGCGCTACAACTGTGTTTTAGCTTTATGACTTTTTATGGCGCACGTATCGGTGAAACAACTTTAGCGGCCAATGCTGTATTGCTGAACTTTTTAATGTTGGTGAGCTTTGCACTTGATGGTATTGCTTATGCAAGTGAAGCTAAGGTCGGAAAAGCTAAAGGAGAACAAAGCACTAAGCAGATTAAGCTATGGGTTAATTTGAGCCTGTTTTGGGGCGGGTTATTTGCCGTGTTTTATAGTCTTATATTTTTATTTTTTGGCAAGGCAATAATTCGTTTACTTACCGATGTGCCAGAGGTTATCAGCCTCGCGACTGTTTACCTTCCCTGGGTCATTATTTTACCTATTGCGGCGATGGGTTGCTTCTTATTTGATGGCGTATTTGTGGGTTTAACACGTGCCAAAGACATGCGAAATACAATGCTATTTAGTGCTTTGGTGGGCTTCTTTGGACTGTTTTGGCTGGTAAGTAGCTGGCAGAACCATGGTTTGTGGTTTGCTATGACGAGCTTTATGTTGATGCGAGGGTTAACTCTGTGGATTCGCTACCGTAAAATTATCAATAATCAGCAATTATTAGATTAA
- a CDS encoding protein-glutamate O-methyltransferase CheR has protein sequence MKEFLLTDSDFKAISSQVYDACGIVLAEHKREMVYSRLARRIRQHKLKNFKEYLDFLEEHKEQEFSEFINAITTNLTSFFREPHHFSYLKNTIVPKLLVSNAKQKRVRVWSAGCSTGEEPYTIAMTLSSLFPSDWDVKILATDLDSNVLAKAQAGTYTAANVNGLDKSQLKRWFLKSHDEQLYKVKPELQKNIFFKRLNLLQSWPMKGPFDVIFCRNVVIYFDKPTKDTLFKRYYDLLTDSGHLFLGHSETLGKDHKEFKNLGQTIYQKGGL, from the coding sequence ATGAAAGAGTTTTTATTAACGGATAGTGATTTTAAAGCTATTTCGTCACAAGTGTACGATGCTTGCGGCATTGTCTTAGCGGAGCATAAACGCGAGATGGTTTACTCGCGTTTAGCAAGACGTATTCGCCAACATAAGCTTAAGAACTTTAAAGAATACTTAGATTTTCTCGAAGAGCACAAAGAGCAAGAGTTCAGTGAGTTTATTAATGCAATAACGACTAACCTGACTTCTTTCTTTCGTGAACCCCATCATTTTAGTTATCTAAAAAATACCATAGTACCAAAACTACTGGTAAGTAATGCTAAGCAAAAACGTGTAAGGGTGTGGTCTGCAGGCTGCTCAACCGGCGAAGAGCCTTACACTATTGCTATGACCTTAAGCAGTTTATTTCCATCTGACTGGGATGTGAAAATCCTAGCCACTGACTTAGATTCAAATGTGCTCGCTAAAGCGCAGGCTGGTACGTACACAGCAGCGAATGTGAATGGTTTAGACAAAAGCCAACTTAAACGCTGGTTTTTAAAAAGCCATGATGAACAGTTATATAAAGTAAAACCCGAACTACAAAAGAATATTTTTTTTAAACGTCTAAACTTATTACAGAGCTGGCCTATGAAAGGGCCGTTTGATGTTATTTTTTGTCGCAATGTTGTTATTTATTTTGATAAGCCGACCAAAGATACCCTATTTAAACGTTATTATGATTTGTTGACCGATTCCGGTCACTTATTCTTAGGGCATTCCGAAACACTGGGTAAGGACCACAAAGAGTTTAAGAATTTAGGCCAAACGATCTATCAAAAAGGTGGTCTATGA
- a CDS encoding response regulator, with the protein MKRILAVDDSASMRQMVGFTLKKAGFDVTEAKDGSEALNIAKQQGFDAVISDVNMPVMDGITLIRELRSLPNYKFTPLLMLTTESGLDKKSEGKAAGATGWIVKPFNPEQLLAVLKKVIR; encoded by the coding sequence ATGAAAAGAATTTTAGCAGTAGACGATTCTGCATCTATGCGCCAAATGGTTGGTTTTACGCTTAAAAAAGCTGGCTTTGATGTTACAGAGGCAAAAGATGGCAGTGAAGCATTAAACATCGCAAAGCAACAAGGCTTTGATGCAGTTATTTCTGATGTGAATATGCCGGTAATGGATGGTATTACCCTTATTCGTGAATTACGTAGCTTACCTAATTATAAGTTCACACCTTTACTGATGCTGACCACAGAGTCGGGGCTTGATAAAAAGTCTGAAGGAAAAGCTGCTGGAGCAACTGGTTGGATTGTTAAGCCATTTAATCCTGAGCAATTGTTAGCGGTATTGAAAAAAGTGATTCGCTAA